GTATTCTGTAAAATCTACATATGACCTTATTGTCAACCATGCAAAGACATTCAAAGTTGATGCAGTGTTTTTTGGTCACACGCATCAGCAGGAGGAGTTCTACTCTGACAATATCTTATTCTTAAACCCCGGAAGCCTGGCACTTTCAAGAGATGGTTCAAGGTCATACGCGATTGCAGAGGTAACAAAGTTTGGTGTTGTAGCATATTTAGAAAAGGTGTGAAATGATGTTAATTGCAAAGGGTGATCTTGTAAATATCAGAGAGCTGAGATGGGGGGATTTAAAGTACCTCCAGAAATGGTCAAATGACCCGGAGGTTGCTTTCTGGGCACGTGGTGTAAAGGATGTTTCTTATACATCTGCTGGTGAGTTCAGAAGATGGTATTATTCGCGTTCAAACTCAAGTATTAAAAGGTTTATAGTTGAAACAAAAGATAAAAAACCAATTGGATCTATTTCTTATCGCGACTATGACCCTGTAAACAAGGTGGTTGTGCTTGGCATTCACATAGGTGAGAAAGAGTACTGGGGGAAAGGTTTTGGCACCGACGCAATTAAAGCATTTGTAAAATACTTGTTTGCAACACTTGATATAAACAGAATAGAACTTGACACATTCGATGACAACATAAGAGCTATTAAAGCATATCAGAAATGCGGGTTTAAAATTGAGGGAGTTTTGCGTGAGGCAAGGTTTATTGATGGAAAGTTTCATGATGTTATCATAATGGGTATGATAAGAAAGGATTTCGAAAAGATAGCAAACAGAACACAGATATGATATAATAAAAAAATAAAAAAGCAAAAACAAATAAAGAGAAACAATAAAAATATCAATTGCGGTGATGCTGGTTTTGGAGCCTCAAAATGCAGATTTGCTTCTCAAAAAAAGGTACTTTGTTTGAAATCTACAGGGGGAGGTAAGTAGGAAGGTGCTTGCAATTGAACGAAGACAAAAGATTATGGCAATGCTCAATGAAAATAAGAGTGTTCTTGTACCCGAGCTTGCAAAGCTTTTTAATGTTACAGAAGAGACTATCAGGCGCGACCTTGAGAAGCTTGAAAAGGAAGGATTTTTGAAAAGGACATATGGCGGAGCGGTTCTGGTTGAAAACTACAATGTTGACATCCCATTTGAGTTTAGAAATGTAACCAATATTGAGGGTAAAAAACAAATAGCTCTGACTTTAATCAAGTATATCGAAGATGGCGATACACTTGTTATGGACTCAAGCACGTCAGCTCTGCAGGTTGCAAAGTTATTAAAAACCAAAAAGAAGATAACAGTTATTACAAACTCTGAACAGATAATAAATGAGCTAAAAGTTTTTGAGGATAATATCAAAGTAATATCCACTGGTGGGACACTGAGAAATAGATCACTTTCACTTGTTGGACCTATTGCAGAGAATACTTTGAAGTCCCTTAATGCAAACAAAGCTATAATTTCATGTAAAGGATTTGACATTGAAAAAGGTTTTACAGAGTCAAATGAGCTTGAAGCACAGGTCAAGAAAATAATGATTGAAATAGCAGATCAGGTTTTTATGATTGCTGACCATACAAAGATGAACAAGACAGCACTTGTCAACATTGCAACACTGGATGATGTGGATTTTATATTCACCGACAAAGTACTGCTACCAAGCCAGGAAAATGCTATAAGAGAGAAGAATGTGGAAATTGTCTATTGCTGAAAAGCAGTTTAAAAGGGGCTTTCAAAAGCCCCTTTTTGTTATTTTCCATTGTTTAAAAGATGCAGCTTGAACTTGTCATGTATAGCTCTTACTGCTTTTTCAGCATCCTTTTCGTCAATCAGAACAGAAATCTTTATCTCTGATGTTGAAATCATCTCTATGTTGATTCCTGCATCGTAAAGTGCTTCGAACATAGTTGCAGCAACACCTGGATTGTTAACCATTCCCGCACCTACAATTGACACCTTTGCAACATTATCTGCATATGTTATGTCCTTTGCGCCGATTATGTGAAGATTCTTTGTCAGAACATCCAATGTCTGCTTGAGATTGTTCTTTGACACAGTAAATGATATGTCTTTTGTCTTTTCTCTTCCAATTGACTGCAGAATTATATCAACGTTTATATTTTCCTTTGCCAGCAGTGAAAATATCTGAAACGCCTTTCCGGGAACATTTTCAACTCCAATCACAGCAACTCTTGCAATATCCTTGTCACAAGCAACACCTGAAACTAAAAGCTTTTCCACAGAACTTACCTCCTTTACAACTGTTCCTTCATTGTCATTGAAAGATGACCTGACAACTATGGGGATATTGTATTTTTTTGCAAGCTCAACAGACCTGTTATGAAGAACCTTTGCACCCAGCGTAGCAAGCTCTAACATCTCATCATATGAGATCTCTTTTAACTTTGAGGCGTTTGGAACAATTCTTGGGTCTGCTGTGTAAACACCGTCAACGTCTGTATAAATTTCGCACTTATCAGCTTTCAAAGCCGCAGCCAGAGCCACAGCTGTTGTGTCAGACCCTCCACGACCCAGGGTAGTAATATCATCATATTTGTTTATTCCCTGAAAACCTGCAACAACCACTATGTTTCTCTTATCAAGCTCTCTTTGAAGCCTTTCTGTATCAATCTCTTTGATTCTTGCGTTTGAATAGTTACTATCTGTCTTTATTCCTGCCTGCCAGCCGGTAAGAGATATTACAGGATAGCCGAGTTTTTCGATTGCCATTGCCATAAGAGCAATTGATATCTGTTCACCTGTTGAAAGTAGCATATCCATTTCTCTTTTGGATGGATTTTCATTTATCTCTTTTGCTTTTTCAATCAGCTCATCGGTTGTATCGCCCTGAGCAGAGACAACCACAACAACCTTGTTTCCCTTTTCGTACTCAGCTATGGCACGTCTTGCTGCTCTAAATATTCTCTCTTTGTCTGCAACAGACGTTCCGCCATACTTTTGAACAACTATTCCCAATTTTTGTCCCCTCCCTTTTTTAAAACTAAAACTTACTGGGTCTTTTATTATGGCTTTGAATAATATTATATTATACTTTATTTTTTAAATTATTGCTTTATCTTTTAAAACTGCTACTGCTTTGCACAGAGAAGACTGTTGCACCGCTGTTGTCAGCCTCTAAAATCATCAGGTCCCACTTTGCTTTCAAATCCAGTGATTTTAGAGCGCTTTTAACATTATTTTCAAATATATCGTAATTTTCGTCAATCAATGCTATTATGGAAGGTCCGGCACCTGACAGAAACGCACCTTTTGCACCAAATTCCAGAGACAAATTCACAATCCTATCAAAGTCAGGTATAAGATTTTTTCTGTAAGGCTGATGGAGTCTGTCCTGTGTTGCAGCAGGTAAAAGTTCATAGTTTCCTGTTGTAATTGCACTTGCAAACAGTGCTGCTCTTCCCACATTGAAAACTGCATCTTTGAAATCAATGTATTTTGGCAAAATATTTCTTGCATATTCAGTGGATAGCTGAAAATCAGGAATGAACACTGCAAACTTGAGCCTGTTTGGCACAACAAACTTGATGTAATTTACCCTGTTTTCTTCCAGTACCGCAAATACAAGCCCGCCAATCATTGCAGGTGTTGAGTTATCGGGGTGTCCCTCCATCCTGGCTGCTAAGAAAATCATCTCTTCTTCGGAGAGTTTTCCACCGCACAGAAGGTTTGCAGCATAAATCCCGCCGGAGATACATGCAGCAGATGAGCCCAGCCCGCGTGTAAGTGGAATTTCATTTATAAGATTTATCCTCAAACCTTTTGGATACCATCCAACTTCATCAAATACAGTCTTCATTGCTTTGAATACAAGGTTGTTTTCATCTTTGGCAATCGAAGGATCGTCCGGGTTGGAAGTTATAACAAGCCCTTTTTCAATTTCTTCTACTTCAATGATGTTATAGAGTTTTAATGCAACTCCCATACAGTCAAATCCGGCACCAAGGTTTGCCGATGATGCCGGAACCTTTACAGAAATCATTTTTGCAGCTTACCTCCAGAATTCTGATTTGTTTTAGAGTTTATATGTTCTCATCATATCTGATTACTGACAGAACCTTTTCAACAGCAGGCAGTTTTTCAAGCTGGGATATTTTTTCTTTGAATTCCTCTTCTTTTAGCTCATGGGTTACAAAAGCAAACTCGTTTTCGCCAATTGGTTTGTGAGTGTTAACAATCATGCAATCATTGAAAATAATGGAAACAGCATCTTTTGCTTTTGTGATGTCTTTGTATTTTACTCTTACAAAAAATCTGCATGATGTTTGATTTATATCCAGAACCTTGATATCGCCCGAAATTCCCCATGTGTATACATATGACTTGTCAATGTGCTTAACAATGTCGATTATATCCCCCACAACTGCACTTGCAGTTGGAAGCTTCCCGGCGCCCTGACCATAGAACATCACATCCCCTATTGCGTCACCTCTTACCAGGATTGCATTGAATACATCGTCCACATTTGCAAAAGGACTTTTTTGGAGTATCATAAGCGGGCTTACTCTTGCAAAAACAGTTGTATTATCCAGCTTTTTGCTCATGGCAATCAGCTTTATGGTACATCCAAGTTCCTCAGCATATTCCATGTCCTCTTTGGAAATCTTTGAAATACCTTCTGTATAGATGCTTTCGTAATTTACATAGTGGGAATATGCAATTGAAGACAGAATGGCAATCTTTCTGCAGGCATCATGCCCTTCAATATCATTTGTCGGATTCCTTTCAGCATAGCCTTTTTCCTGCGCTTGCTTTAGAGCTTCTTCAAATGACAGTGAATATTTGTTCATCTGCGTGAGAATATAATTGGTGGTGCCATTCAGAATACCTGCGATTTCGGTTATTTGATTTGCTGCCAGACAGTTCTGCAGAGGTCTAATAATTGGTATTCCACCGCCGACACTTGCTTCAAAGAAGTAGTTGATATTTTTCTCCTTTGCAATCTTTAAAAGTTCAGGACCATGCTTTGCAACAAGCTCTTTATTGGATGTTACAACATGCTTTCCTTTTTCTAAAAGCCTTTTTGTATAAGTATATGCAGGCTCAAGTCCACCAATTGTTTCCACCACAATGGAGATTTCATCGTCATTTAGAATTTTTTCAAAGTCTTTTATGATCAGCTCTTTAGCCGGATGGTCATCAAAGTCGCGAATGTCCAGAATATATTTGATTTTTATTTCATCTCCTGCTCTTCTGGCAATAGACGCTGCATTTTTTGTAAGAACTTCCCATACACCTGAACCAACAACACCAAATCCCATTATAGCTATTTTTACCAATTTTAGTCTCCCTCCTTCTTGAAACTTTTGCATTATTCTCTTCCCAGAATTTCAATCTTTTTGACGCCGTTTACCTTTTCAATTTCCTGAATAAGCTCTTTAACAGACTTTGTCATCTCAGATGTTCTGATGGATATTGTAACAGTTGCAACTCCACCTAATGGAATATTCTGGTTAATTGTAAGTATATTGGCATTTGTCTCTGATATAATGTTTAGTATCTTTGAAAGAATTCCGGGTATATCCTGCAAGACAAGTGCAAGCGTGATTATCTTCCCTCTGGAGCTTTCAAAAAAAGGGAATATACAGTCTTTGTATTTATAAAAAGCGCTTCTTGAAATTCCCACAACTTTCACAGCTTCGTTCACAGCTTTGACCTCACCTTTTTCCAGAAGCTCTTTTGCTCTGATAACTTTTAAAAAGACTTCAGGCAGCACACTTTCCTCAACGATATAGTAAGTGGCGTCTTTTTTCAGCATCAGCTTGTTCACCTTATAAGAACAAATGTCTTTATGGAATGGATTTTAACACAATCTCATCTAAAATTCAAGTATAAAAAGAGATATTTTTAAATTGAATATTATATTCTAAATTGCAATATTAAATGCAACACTTTTTTTGATGAAACTGGAAATTATAACTTAATGCTTTTTTGTATTTTTTGATGGCATGGATTTTATATAAAAAGCCCTTTTGTTTCATATAAGGAAAGAAAAAGAGCTTTTTGTTCTCTTTAAGTGAGTTTGATAAACAGGTATTTTAAAAATATTAATTTTTTTGATATACTAAATATCGTAAACACGAATTTTAATAGAGAAGCAGGAGGATATAAAATGAACCTTAAGGAAAAATTCAGACACGTTTTGAACTTTCCCAAAGAGGGTATAGATTTTATTGATATAACAACAGTTTTGCAGGACAAGGATGCATTCAGGTATGCAATTGATTCTCTGGTAGAGCTGGTAAAAGACCTTGACTTTGACCTTATTGTTGGACCTGAATCGAGAGGGTTTATCTTTGGTGCGCCGGTTGCATATGTACTTAACAAAGGACTTGTACTTGTAAGGAAAAAAGGAAAACTTCCTTATAAGACAGTTTCGGTTGAGTATGAGCTTGAATATGGCAAGGATGTTCTTGAGATGCACATTGATGCAATTCAGCCCGGGCAGAAAGTTGTCATTATAGATGACCTTTTGGCAACCGGTGGTACAACGCTTTCCAACATAAAGCTTGTTGAAAAGCTCGGCGGTAAGGTTGTTGGGATTGCTTACCTTGTTGAACTTACCTATTTGAATGGGAGAGAAAACTTAAAAGGTTATGATGTGAGGTCTGTTGTCCAGTTTGAGTCTTCTTTAATTTAAATTTAAGTATAAAAAAATGGACCAAAAGAAGTGGTCCATCGAGGTGAACTGGTCTTTGGATGAGAAATTTAATCAGCTTATAGAAAAGGTGAAAAAGTACGCAACAGAGGAAGATATCAGCTTAATCAAAAAGGCATATGAGTTTGCCAGAAGACATCATGACGGTCAGGAAAGGAGCTCCGGTGAACCATATATAGTACATCCTTTGGAAGTTGCGTTGATTTTGTCTGACCTTGAACTTGATATTGCAACCATTGTGGCAGGGCTTTTGCATGATGTTGTGGAGGATACCTCTGTTTCGTTACAGCAGATCGAACAGGAGTTTGGTAGTGAGATTGCAAACCTTGTTGATGGTGTGACAAAGCTGGGGAAGCTTGAGTTTACAAGCAAGCTTGAGCAGCAGGCAGAGAACTATCGCAAGATGCTCATTGCAATGGCAAAAGATATAAGAGTAATTTTGATTAAGCTTGCCGACAGGCTTCATAATATGAGGACTTTGAAGTATTTACCACCTGAAAAGCAACGTCAAAAAGCTCAGGAGACTATTGACATATACGCACCGCTTGCTCACCGACTGGGAATTTCAAAGATAAAATGGGAGCTTGAGGACCTGTCTTTGAGGTATCTTGACCCGGAAGGGTATTATGACCTTGTTGAGAAGATTGCCAAAAAAAGAGTTGAGAGAGAAGAATATATCAAAAAGATAATTAATCTCATCTCTGAAAAGCTTAAAGAAGCAAACATTGAGGTTGGTCAGATAGATGGTCGGCCAAAACACTTTTACAGCATCTATAGAAAGATGAGGCAGCAGGGAAAGACGTTAGAGGAAATTTATGATCTTTTTGCCATAAGGATTATTGTAAATTCTATAAAAGATTGTTACGGAGTTCTTGGGATAATCCATACACTGTTCAAACCGATGCCGGGTCGCTTTAAGGATTATATAGCAATGCCAAAACCCAATATGTATCAATCGCTTCACACAACTGTCATTGGACCTGAAGGTGAGCCGTTTGAGGTTCAAATCAGGACCTTTGACATGCACAGGACGGCAGAGTATGGAATTGCTGCTCACTGGAAATATAAAGAAGGAAGAATAAAGTCCACTGATGAAGATGAGAAGTTTGCATGGCTCAGAGAGCTTTTAGAGTGGCAAAAAGAATTAAAAGATGCAAAAGAGTTTATGGAATCTTTAAAAATTAACCTGTTTTCTGATGAAGTATTTGTTTTTACACCAAAAGGCGATGTTATAAGCCTGCCACAGGGGTCAACGCCTATTGACTTTGCATATGCAATTCACAGCGAGATAGGCAACAGGATGGCAGGTGCTAAAGTCAACGGCAAACTTGTACCGATTGACTATGAGCTCAAAAATGGAGATATTGTGGAGATTATTACATCGCCAAACGTACATGGTCCTTCCCAGGATTGGCTGAAGATTGTTAAAAGTCCTCAGGCAAAGAACAAGATAAATGCATGGTTTAAAAAAGAGAGAAAAGAAGAGAATATCCAGAAAGGCAAAGACATATTGGAAAAAGAAATCAAAAAGATGAATCTTCCGCTGCAGTATGCTTTTAAAGAGGATGTGCTGCAGGCGGTTTCACAGCGTTATGGATACAGAACACCTGAGGATATGTTTGCAGCACTTGGCTACGGCGGAATTACTGTTGGGAAGATTGCCCTGAGGATTAAAGAGGAGATAAAAAAGTACATTAAAGAGGATGAGGTTAAAGAAGTTCAAATAGAAGAGAGACCAAAACCGGCAAAAGCTTCTTCTAACAATGGTATTTTAGTAAAAGGTGTTGAAAATGTGCTTGTCAGGTTTGCAAAGTGCTGCAATCCTGTTCCCGGGGATGAGGTTATAGGATATATCACAAGAGGAAGAGGTGTTTCAATCCACAGGCGTGACTGTCCCAATGTTGAACAGTACTTAAAAGAGCCTGAGAGGATAGTGGAAGCTGAGTGGAATGTTACAAAAGATGCCAAGTTTGATGCGCAGATTAATATTCTGGCAAATGATAGAACAGGTATCCTGATGGATATAACAAACCTGCTTGGTGAGAACAGGATTTCGGTAAAGGCAATTCAGGGGAGAACCACGCGTGATAGGATTGCAAACATAAACCTCACTGTTGAGATAAGCTCAATTCAGCAGCTTGAAAAGATAATAAGAAAGCTTCGAAAGATTGACAGCGTATTTGATGTTCAGCGTGTAAAAGGGGGATAAAAAGTATTGAGAGCAGTAATCCAGAGGGTAAAGAAAGCATCTGTTGCTGTGGATGATCAGATTGTTGGAAAGATTGGACGGGGTCTTTGTGTATTGCTTGGTGTAGCCAGCGATGATACAGAAGAAGATGCAAATTACCTTTGCGACAAGATTGTAAATCTCAGGATATTTGAAGATGAAGCGTCTAAATTTAATCTGTCGCTGAAAGATGTCGAAGGAGAAGTTCTGGTTGTTTCAAATTTCACGGTTATGGGTGATGCAAGAAAGGGAAGACGACCAAATTTCATGTTTGCAGCAGACAGAGAAAAAGCAGAGAAGCTTTACAACTATTTTGTGGAAAGGTTAAAAATGCTTGCTGGCAGGGTTGAGTGTGGAATCTTCCAGGCTCATATGGAAGTTGAGATTGTAAATGATGG
The Caldicellulosiruptor morganii DNA segment above includes these coding regions:
- a CDS encoding homoserine dehydrogenase, coding for MVKIAIMGFGVVGSGVWEVLTKNAASIARRAGDEIKIKYILDIRDFDDHPAKELIIKDFEKILNDDEISIVVETIGGLEPAYTYTKRLLEKGKHVVTSNKELVAKHGPELLKIAKEKNINYFFEASVGGGIPIIRPLQNCLAANQITEIAGILNGTTNYILTQMNKYSLSFEEALKQAQEKGYAERNPTNDIEGHDACRKIAILSSIAYSHYVNYESIYTEGISKISKEDMEYAEELGCTIKLIAMSKKLDNTTVFARVSPLMILQKSPFANVDDVFNAILVRGDAIGDVMFYGQGAGKLPTASAVVGDIIDIVKHIDKSYVYTWGISGDIKVLDINQTSCRFFVRVKYKDITKAKDAVSIIFNDCMIVNTHKPIGENEFAFVTHELKEEEFKEKISQLEKLPAVEKVLSVIRYDENI
- a CDS encoding GNAT family N-acetyltransferase → MLIAKGDLVNIRELRWGDLKYLQKWSNDPEVAFWARGVKDVSYTSAGEFRRWYYSRSNSSIKRFIVETKDKKPIGSISYRDYDPVNKVVVLGIHIGEKEYWGKGFGTDAIKAFVKYLFATLDINRIELDTFDDNIRAIKAYQKCGFKIEGVLREARFIDGKFHDVIIMGMIRKDFEKIANRTQI
- a CDS encoding aspartate kinase, translated to MGIVVQKYGGTSVADKERIFRAARRAIAEYEKGNKVVVVVSAQGDTTDELIEKAKEINENPSKREMDMLLSTGEQISIALMAMAIEKLGYPVISLTGWQAGIKTDSNYSNARIKEIDTERLQRELDKRNIVVVAGFQGINKYDDITTLGRGGSDTTAVALAAALKADKCEIYTDVDGVYTADPRIVPNASKLKEISYDEMLELATLGAKVLHNRSVELAKKYNIPIVVRSSFNDNEGTVVKEVSSVEKLLVSGVACDKDIARVAVIGVENVPGKAFQIFSLLAKENINVDIILQSIGREKTKDISFTVSKNNLKQTLDVLTKNLHIIGAKDITYADNVAKVSIVGAGMVNNPGVAATMFEALYDAGINIEMISTSEIKISVLIDEKDAEKAVRAIHDKFKLHLLNNGK
- a CDS encoding ACT domain-containing protein, producing the protein MLKKDATYYIVEESVLPEVFLKVIRAKELLEKGEVKAVNEAVKVVGISRSAFYKYKDCIFPFFESSRGKIITLALVLQDIPGILSKILNIISETNANILTINQNIPLGGVATVTISIRTSEMTKSVKELIQEIEKVNGVKKIEILGRE
- the thrB gene encoding homoserine kinase; the protein is MISVKVPASSANLGAGFDCMGVALKLYNIIEVEEIEKGLVITSNPDDPSIAKDENNLVFKAMKTVFDEVGWYPKGLRINLINEIPLTRGLGSSAACISGGIYAANLLCGGKLSEEEMIFLAARMEGHPDNSTPAMIGGLVFAVLEENRVNYIKFVVPNRLKFAVFIPDFQLSTEYARNILPKYIDFKDAVFNVGRAALFASAITTGNYELLPAATQDRLHQPYRKNLIPDFDRIVNLSLEFGAKGAFLSGAGPSIIALIDENYDIFENNVKSALKSLDLKAKWDLMILEADNSGATVFSVQSSSSFKR
- the dtd gene encoding D-aminoacyl-tRNA deacylase; its protein translation is MRAVIQRVKKASVAVDDQIVGKIGRGLCVLLGVASDDTEEDANYLCDKIVNLRIFEDEASKFNLSLKDVEGEVLVVSNFTVMGDARKGRRPNFMFAADREKAEKLYNYFVERLKMLAGRVECGIFQAHMEVEIVNDGPVTILLDSKKVF
- a CDS encoding RelA/SpoT family protein, translated to MDQKKWSIEVNWSLDEKFNQLIEKVKKYATEEDISLIKKAYEFARRHHDGQERSSGEPYIVHPLEVALILSDLELDIATIVAGLLHDVVEDTSVSLQQIEQEFGSEIANLVDGVTKLGKLEFTSKLEQQAENYRKMLIAMAKDIRVILIKLADRLHNMRTLKYLPPEKQRQKAQETIDIYAPLAHRLGISKIKWELEDLSLRYLDPEGYYDLVEKIAKKRVEREEYIKKIINLISEKLKEANIEVGQIDGRPKHFYSIYRKMRQQGKTLEEIYDLFAIRIIVNSIKDCYGVLGIIHTLFKPMPGRFKDYIAMPKPNMYQSLHTTVIGPEGEPFEVQIRTFDMHRTAEYGIAAHWKYKEGRIKSTDEDEKFAWLRELLEWQKELKDAKEFMESLKINLFSDEVFVFTPKGDVISLPQGSTPIDFAYAIHSEIGNRMAGAKVNGKLVPIDYELKNGDIVEIITSPNVHGPSQDWLKIVKSPQAKNKINAWFKKERKEENIQKGKDILEKEIKKMNLPLQYAFKEDVLQAVSQRYGYRTPEDMFAALGYGGITVGKIALRIKEEIKKYIKEDEVKEVQIEERPKPAKASSNNGILVKGVENVLVRFAKCCNPVPGDEVIGYITRGRGVSIHRRDCPNVEQYLKEPERIVEAEWNVTKDAKFDAQINILANDRTGILMDITNLLGENRISVKAIQGRTTRDRIANINLTVEISSIQQLEKIIRKLRKIDSVFDVQRVKGG
- a CDS encoding adenine phosphoribosyltransferase translates to MNLKEKFRHVLNFPKEGIDFIDITTVLQDKDAFRYAIDSLVELVKDLDFDLIVGPESRGFIFGAPVAYVLNKGLVLVRKKGKLPYKTVSVEYELEYGKDVLEMHIDAIQPGQKVVIIDDLLATGGTTLSNIKLVEKLGGKVVGIAYLVELTYLNGRENLKGYDVRSVVQFESSLI
- a CDS encoding DeoR/GlpR family DNA-binding transcription regulator, with the translated sequence MLAIERRQKIMAMLNENKSVLVPELAKLFNVTEETIRRDLEKLEKEGFLKRTYGGAVLVENYNVDIPFEFRNVTNIEGKKQIALTLIKYIEDGDTLVMDSSTSALQVAKLLKTKKKITVITNSEQIINELKVFEDNIKVISTGGTLRNRSLSLVGPIAENTLKSLNANKAIISCKGFDIEKGFTESNELEAQVKKIMIEIADQVFMIADHTKMNKTALVNIATLDDVDFIFTDKVLLPSQENAIREKNVEIVYC